Below is a window of Brachyspira hampsonii DNA.
ATTTTCAAAATAATTTTCATGATTTAAATTATGCATTCTGTACATTTTAAGAATATTATTTGAATATAGTTCAGAAAATAATTCTTTTAATTCATTTTTCATTTCATTGTACTTATCTATACATAATTTAAGAACTTCATCATACTGATATTTTATTAACTCTTCTTCTGAAAAGTCTAATCCTATAGAAAAAATATCTTTATACCCTTCAAGATATAAATATTTTATTTTTTCTGCAAAATGATAAAACATCTTATCAAAATATATGGCATCACTAGAGAAATATTCTGATAATGATAAATACTCTTTAATTTCTTGATCTAGTATTATACTAATAGAACTAATATAACTGTCTCTTAATACACTATCATGCTGAAAAACATAATATAAGCAGAATATATGCTCTATTATTTTAGATAAAGAAATCTCTTCAATATATTTAAAATTATCTATCCTTTTTGTTAATTCAGTATAATTTAAATGCTTAATACTTTCTTCTATTAATTTTATTTTATTAGAAAGAATCTTTTTTAATAAAGATTTATCAATATTTTCATTATTATCATCGCTGAAGAAAATATCTGCTATATCTTTTAAATTTAATTTAAAATTTTCAAAATAATATATCTTCTCAAGCACTGGAAGATGATGTACAGAGTAAAGTACCTTATTAGAAGTTTTTCTATCTTCTATACTATCTTTGATTATACTATCCTGAACCTTATATGAAGGAAGTATGCAGTTTTTATTATCATCATAATAGTTCTGCATTCTTTTTATAAGTTTGTCTTTCTTAATAGGAAGTTTATCAAATACATTATCTTCAATATTAGAAATATCTATTTTTCCGTCATCTGAAAGATAGTTTATTATATCAAGCTCAAAATGACTTCTTAAATAGCTGTATAAATCGGCAAATACTCCTATTTCAAAGAATAGTATTTTATCTTTATAATTAGTCATTATGCCTTTTATATCTTCCTTTACTGCCTGAAAATCATTAAATTCGTATGTGAATATACTATCATATTCTGAAATTACTGCTTTCTCTACACTGTATGGTTTATCCACTGATATTTTGGAAACTATAAAGCATTCTCTGTTTTCTGAGATTAATGTTCTTAGTGAAGGAAGTATATAATTGTATCTTGCATTTTTATCTGAATTACTATAATATCTTATATTATATTTTCTGTCGGCTGTATTAATGCTTTCTTTTCTCATATAATATTATCCTTAGTTATTCTTGCAATAGATACTTGCTTTATTATAACAGAATTATTAAAAATAATTTGCTATGTCTTCCGAAAGACGCTATTAATTTTTGTAAATTTTTTTAAAAAATATGCCTTTTATATAATTATCTATATAAAATAAATATATAGTGTGTGTCTTTTATTAATATACTTTTTCAAAAATTCATATTCTGCATGCAGAGTAGTATAAAAAATAATAGTTTACTTATAAATTTAAACTTTATTAATAAATAAAAATATTCTAAACTTGCGGTTATATGCATTATAATATTAAAGATTTGTGTGATGGCTTTATATAGAAAAATGAAGCAATAAAATAATATAAGATTAAAAGTGATAAATATAAATGGATGGTATATGCAGTTTTTTAATAATTTTTTGCTTATAACAGTTATTAAACTTGAAAATTTAAGTATATATACTATACTCTAATATTATATTTACTTATAAGTATTATTAATAAATATAAATTTAACTAATAGGCGGTTTATATTATGAATAATAAAAAATACGAAACAATAGTTCATTACATAATAAATAGCTGTGATGATATTAGAAAATTAGGAAGTATTAAATTAAACAAGATATTGTTTTTTTCTGATATAGAAATGTTTATAAGAAAAAATAAAACTATTACCAATGATAAATATATAAAAAGACAGTTTGGACCTGTTCCTAAAAAAATATTAACTATTTTATTAAGCTTGGAAGAGAAGAAAAAAATTTCAATAAGAAAACCATCAAAAAATAGACTTGATAATACTACGCTTTATTTTAGTCTAACAGATGATATTGATTTAGATATTATGACTGCTGAAGAAGTTTCTATATTGGAGCATTATTTAAAATTGATATGCGATAATTACACAGCAAGAGAAATAAGTAATATATCGCATAATAAAATATGGGAATTAGCTGATATGGGAGAAGAAATTCCTATTTATGCAATACATGCTGCTCAAGCAGAAGAAATTAATATTGATGATATAGAGGCATTAAGTGAAGCATTATAGTATAGAAGTTGATGAAAAAGTTTTTAACTTTATAGAAAAATATAAAAAAGTATACAAAGATTTATCAATACTTTATGATGCTGCTTATTGGAGACTGCAGAGAGATGAAGAAGATTATTTTAATGAACAGCTTAAATTATACATATTAAAAGTAGGAAGTTTGAGTAAAGAAATATCATTATGTTTAGCACTTGAAAAAGGTGTTAGACAATTAACAGAAAATACATTTGAGGAAATAAAATATATAGTATCTGCTTCTATAACTGATAAAAAAACTAATAAAATAATAAAATTAAAAAAATGAAATGATAAAATATAAATGATAAATGTTTAAAAATTTTATTTACATTTAATAGTTATAGTAATGCCCTAATTTTATTAATAATCACTAATAATTTTTAATATTTATTAGGATTATATAATATTTTTATAATGGGTAATAAAAAACACTATGGAAATAAAGTTTAATATATTAAAACCGTTTGAGAAATGGTCAAATACTGATAAGCGTTTAAAAATAGCATTTGGAGGCAGAGGCGGCGGAAAAAGCGAATCTATTGCTAGGATACTTATAGCTAAAAGTTTTGAGATTAAAGGTGTTATACTTTGCTCAAGAGAGATTCAAAAGTCAATAGGATATTCTACTTATCCTCTTCTTGTTAGCATTATTAAAGAATTAAAACTTGAGAGTTTTTTTAATATAAAAAGAAATGAAATTATTAATAAAGTTACAAACTGTAAATTTATATTTTTAGGTATTAGAGAGTGTTCTATTGAAGAAAT
It encodes the following:
- a CDS encoding Panacea domain-containing protein produces the protein MNNKKYETIVHYIINSCDDIRKLGSIKLNKILFFSDIEMFIRKNKTITNDKYIKRQFGPVPKKILTILLSLEEKKKISIRKPSKNRLDNTTLYFSLTDDIDLDIMTAEEVSILEHYLKLICDNYTAREISNISHNKIWELADMGEEIPIYAIHAAQAEEINIDDIEALSEAL